Proteins encoded together in one Myxocyprinus asiaticus isolate MX2 ecotype Aquarium Trade chromosome 21, UBuf_Myxa_2, whole genome shotgun sequence window:
- the LOC127412331 gene encoding homeobox protein zampogna-like has protein sequence MANNRTSFSIHNILNRDSEKNIRIDEEYADEQAIGDTEAQDCSSSSVSVGKNEAESAERRISPCVLVLDSFSDQNSCEEESTGEDTSQPEIRHDIDRGKAQSCNFGDNNPKSSKKRSRAAFSHAQVYELERRFNLQRYLSGPERADLAGALKLTETQVKIWFQNRRYKTKRRQMATELTTTPTATLAKRVAVKVLVKNDQRQYNAEDLPSPFVPPVYQSFPYYPYMCFQPWISGNTLSGGLY, from the exons ATGGCGAATAACCGCACCTCATTTTCCATTCATAACATCTTAAACCGTGATTCCGAGAAGAATATTCGTATTGACGAGGAATACGCTGATGAACAGGCAATAGGGGACACAGAGGCACAGGATTGTTCCAGTTCATCTGTATCGGTCGGTAAGAATGAAGCAGAGAGCGCAGAAAGGCGCATCTCTCCCTGTGTGCTTGTGTTGGACTCATTCTCCGATCAGAATTCATGCGAGGAAGAATCAACGGGGGAAGACACTTCACAACCAGAAATACGACATG ATATTGACCGAGGGAAGGCACAGAGCTGTAATTTCGGAGATAACAACCCCAAATCGAGCAAGAAAAGGTCTCGGGCGGCGTTCTCACATGCGCAGGTGTATGAGCTGGAGCGGCGCTTTAACCTGCAGCGGTACCTGTCCGGCCCAGAGCGCGCAGACCTCGCAGGAGCGCTCAAACTGACGGAGACACAGGTGAAGATTTGGTTCCAGAACAGGAGATACAAAACCAAACGGCGACAAATGGCGACCGAGCTTACGACAACTCCCACAGCAACCCTGGCGAAGAGAGTGGCAGTGAAAGTACTGGTGAAAAACGACCAGAGGCAATACAACGCCGAGGATCTACCTAGTCCGTTCGTTCCTCCCGTATACCAGTCTTTCCCTTACTACCCTTACATGTGCTTCCAGCCATGGATCTCTGGGAACACTTTAAGTGGTGGCTTGTACTGA